From Pontibacter actiniarum, a single genomic window includes:
- a CDS encoding TPM domain-containing protein: MKHLFLSLYFCFLSLAAFAQNGDFPAKPNRLVNDYADMLTPQEEQALEQKLENYADTTSTQIAVALLTSIGGYDPNQYAAELGERWGVGAGKYDNGLVILVAKEERSVTIQTGYGLEEYIPDAIAKRITERTLKPAFSQGQFYQGLDQATTMVIELASGAYQADPSQQSRGEGSSPSLLFIIIVVIVVVVLLSKIGGGGGGRGGRRYARTFGGPVIIPGGFGTFRSGGGMFGGGGGGGGFGGFGGGSFGGGGASSNW; this comes from the coding sequence AGCCAAACCGCCTTGTCAACGATTACGCCGACATGCTCACCCCGCAGGAAGAGCAGGCGCTGGAGCAAAAGCTGGAGAATTACGCCGACACCACCTCCACCCAGATTGCCGTTGCGCTGCTCACTTCTATCGGCGGCTACGACCCTAACCAGTATGCCGCCGAACTGGGCGAGCGCTGGGGCGTTGGCGCCGGCAAGTATGATAACGGGCTGGTGATACTGGTGGCCAAGGAGGAGCGGAGTGTAACGATACAGACAGGCTACGGATTAGAGGAATACATACCCGACGCCATTGCCAAACGCATTACCGAGCGCACCTTAAAGCCTGCCTTCTCCCAGGGGCAGTTCTACCAGGGCCTCGACCAGGCAACCACTATGGTCATCGAGCTGGCCAGCGGGGCTTACCAGGCAGACCCTTCGCAGCAAAGCCGGGGCGAGGGTTCCAGCCCATCGCTGCTCTTCATCATCATCGTGGTGATCGTGGTGGTGGTCCTCCTTTCCAAAATAGGCGGAGGCGGCGGTGGCCGGGGAGGCAGGCGCTACGCCCGCACCTTTGGCGGCCCTGTGATCATACCCGGTGGCTTTGGCACCTTCCGTTCGGGCGGCGGCATGTTCGGCGGCGGCGGAGGGGGCGGTGGCTTCGGCGGCTTTGGCGGCGGCTCCTTCGGTGGTGGCGGCGCCAGCAGCAACTGGTAA
- a CDS encoding ATP-binding protein yields the protein MKISGDSIKTKVVAGFTLALSVVLVAIYLTYTSFTKLLNSVEVLSQPNTKLMELQHTLSTISTAESAIRAYTLTTKESHFKAYLSHLDTIRNQIDSLECLMEDSPRELAQVDSISALLSEKQKSLELYVALKKRQKLNNYSGKAMRQIASTAEEKPLSTTIHQQTTTTISDNLNMNGTDEPQQKEEQPQQEKEDKRGFFGKLFSKKEKQEKETPPPPKVIVPQLDVRQEIRIDTSIAATPVAPLSKVRRILHNVQREADAQEQQLQAKELALLQQDKQIMDQIRTMMYQLERHEQEQAALNSSRARDVAEETSVIMLLIGIVGLGSGIAFILMILRDLTRSNNYKSRLIQAQKEAVKLARAKEAFVANMSHEMRTPLNVILGFTQQMRHAPLQPQQQEHLQAINGAGQHLLHIVNDVLDLSKIEAGKLQIDRTVFSLHRLLTEVEQAFALKASSKSVTFSCKADPAIPDGLCGDALRLKQVLFNLADNAIKFTHQGQVQVEVSLRSRRRNRAVLSIAVADTGIGIPQERIQHVFGEFNQADDSILRKYGGTGLGLSISKKLVEMQGGTLAVNSVYGEGTTFTIVLPMQVAQEQVPAAPPEPLAVPATFRGFKVLVVDDDAYSRTLCDLILSRWGMKVYLANDGQEALDLVQQHSFDVVLTDIQLPGMSGKTVARNIRRLDKQVPIIALTANILSNDTDFFKNSAITAHVMKPFTEQELHEKLAEALPISPIDVQEEEQHVPAGTLRLPAAAVAQTPEAPLYDLSEMRLFTGDDHQALADVLEVLVEDQEQNLKQLEQTAAAQDWEANANMAHKMLTAFKHLKAHTVTPYLLQLEQVLHTGEAEQSVLEQAVAEALPQVQKVLGALRQELQSVRATAEQQPVE from the coding sequence ATGAAGATATCCGGGGATAGCATAAAAACGAAGGTTGTGGCGGGCTTTACACTGGCGCTTAGCGTGGTGCTGGTGGCCATTTACCTGACCTATACCAGCTTTACCAAACTGCTCAACTCGGTGGAGGTGCTCTCGCAGCCCAACACCAAACTTATGGAGCTGCAGCACACGCTTTCTACCATCTCCACGGCGGAAAGTGCGATCCGTGCCTACACCCTCACAACCAAAGAGTCCCACTTCAAAGCGTACCTCAGCCACCTCGACACAATCCGTAACCAGATAGACTCGCTCGAGTGCCTGATGGAAGACAGCCCCCGCGAACTGGCGCAGGTTGACTCTATCTCCGCGCTGCTGAGTGAGAAGCAGAAAAGCCTGGAACTTTACGTAGCCCTTAAGAAGCGGCAAAAGCTGAACAATTACTCGGGAAAGGCCATGCGGCAAATCGCCTCCACAGCCGAGGAAAAGCCTCTTTCCACCACCATCCACCAGCAAACCACCACCACCATCTCGGATAACCTCAACATGAACGGCACTGATGAGCCGCAGCAAAAGGAGGAGCAGCCACAGCAGGAGAAGGAGGATAAGCGGGGCTTCTTTGGCAAGCTGTTCTCCAAGAAAGAGAAGCAGGAGAAGGAAACGCCGCCGCCACCGAAGGTCATCGTGCCGCAGCTGGATGTAAGGCAGGAGATACGCATAGACACCAGCATTGCCGCCACCCCGGTGGCCCCCCTGAGCAAGGTGCGCCGCATCCTGCACAATGTGCAGCGCGAGGCCGATGCGCAGGAACAGCAGCTACAGGCAAAGGAGCTGGCCCTGCTGCAGCAGGACAAGCAGATCATGGACCAGATCCGGACAATGATGTACCAGCTCGAACGCCATGAGCAGGAGCAGGCGGCGCTTAACTCCAGCCGCGCCCGCGACGTGGCCGAGGAGACCTCTGTTATCATGTTGCTGATCGGCATAGTTGGCCTGGGCAGCGGCATTGCTTTTATTCTGATGATTCTCCGTGACCTGACGCGCAGCAACAACTATAAATCGCGCCTGATACAGGCGCAGAAGGAGGCCGTGAAGCTGGCCCGCGCCAAAGAGGCTTTTGTAGCCAACATGAGCCATGAAATGCGCACCCCGCTCAACGTTATACTTGGCTTTACACAACAGATGCGCCATGCCCCGCTCCAGCCGCAGCAGCAGGAGCACCTGCAGGCTATCAACGGCGCGGGCCAGCACCTGCTCCACATTGTGAACGACGTGCTGGACCTCTCCAAGATAGAGGCCGGTAAGCTGCAGATAGACCGCACCGTGTTTAGCCTGCACAGGCTGCTTACGGAAGTGGAGCAGGCTTTCGCGCTCAAGGCGTCCAGCAAAAGCGTAACGTTCAGCTGCAAGGCTGACCCCGCTATACCGGACGGCCTCTGCGGCGACGCACTGCGCCTGAAGCAGGTGCTGTTTAACTTGGCAGACAACGCGATTAAATTCACACACCAGGGGCAGGTGCAGGTAGAGGTAAGCCTGCGCAGCCGCCGCCGTAACCGTGCCGTGCTAAGTATAGCCGTGGCTGATACGGGCATCGGCATTCCGCAGGAACGCATACAGCATGTGTTCGGGGAGTTTAACCAGGCCGATGACTCTATCCTTCGCAAGTATGGCGGCACCGGCCTGGGCCTGTCTATCAGCAAAAAGCTGGTGGAGATGCAGGGCGGCACCCTCGCCGTGAACAGCGTGTATGGCGAGGGCACCACTTTCACCATTGTGCTTCCGATGCAGGTGGCGCAGGAGCAAGTGCCGGCGGCACCACCTGAGCCGTTGGCAGTGCCGGCTACCTTCCGGGGCTTTAAAGTGCTGGTGGTGGACGACGATGCCTACAGCCGCACCCTCTGCGACCTGATCCTGAGCCGCTGGGGCATGAAGGTGTACCTGGCGAACGATGGGCAGGAGGCGCTGGACCTGGTGCAGCAGCATAGCTTTGACGTGGTGCTAACCGATATTCAGCTGCCGGGCATGAGCGGAAAGACCGTTGCCCGCAACATCCGCAGGCTTGATAAGCAGGTGCCGATTATCGCGCTTACCGCCAACATTCTGAGCAACGACACTGACTTCTTCAAGAACTCAGCCATCACCGCGCACGTCATGAAGCCTTTTACCGAGCAGGAGCTACACGAGAAACTGGCAGAGGCCCTGCCCATCTCCCCGATCGATGTACAGGAGGAGGAGCAGCACGTGCCAGCGGGCACGCTGCGTTTACCAGCGGCTGCTGTTGCCCAGACACCGGAAGCGCCATTGTACGACTTAAGCGAGATGCGCCTGTTTACCGGTGATGACCACCAGGCGCTGGCTGATGTGCTGGAGGTGCTGGTGGAAGACCAGGAGCAGAACCTGAAGCAGCTGGAGCAGACTGCCGCGGCACAGGATTGGGAGGCAAACGCCAACATGGCCCATAAGATGCTCACCGCCTTTAAACACCTGAAGGCACACACTGTAACCCCATACCTGCTTCAGCTGGAGCAGGTGCTCCATACAGGAGAGGCAGAGCAAAGCGTGTTAGAGCAGGCCGTGGCAGAGGCGCTGCCACAGGTGCAAAAGGTGCTAGGGGCGTTGCGGCAGGAGCTGCAAAGTGTAAGAGCCACCGCAGAGCAGCAGCCCGTGGAATAG
- a CDS encoding sigma-54-dependent transcriptional regulator, protein MPKILLIDDDPAFCLMLKGYLKRQQYEVETAYTANDGLRVLKASSFDLILTDFRLPDKDGLELLSQIRVLTQEVPVILMTTYADIRTAVRAIKMGAFEYITKPINPDETLLVIKNALNRKAEAEQEAVSTASAGSFQFVRGQSPQAEQIEEFISLVAPTNLSVIIEGESGTGKEYVARMIHEQSKRHDRPFVAIDCGALSKELAGSELFGYVKGAFTGALQDKRGQFEAAEGGTLFLDEIGNLPYEVQVKLLRALQERKVRKLGSTTDQNVDVRVLAATNEDLVQAVANGQFREDLYHRLNEFKINLPPLRDRDGDVVLFANHFLQQANRELEKAVQGFDAATEDAMLRYNWPGNLRELKNVVKRAVLLAKSEFVTLQELPAEIVHYTPAPQQASVAYSPHDPMETDLKSINERTEREMILAMLERVKYNKSKAARLLNIDRKTLYNKLKLYNIEI, encoded by the coding sequence ATGCCAAAGATACTTCTGATTGATGATGATCCAGCTTTCTGCCTGATGCTGAAGGGCTATTTGAAGCGCCAGCAGTATGAGGTAGAGACCGCCTACACCGCAAACGACGGGCTGCGCGTGCTCAAGGCATCGTCGTTTGATTTGATCCTAACGGACTTCCGCCTTCCTGACAAAGACGGACTGGAGCTCTTGTCTCAAATCCGTGTGCTAACACAGGAAGTACCCGTTATCCTGATGACCACCTACGCGGATATCCGCACTGCCGTGCGTGCCATTAAAATGGGCGCCTTTGAGTACATTACGAAACCTATCAACCCCGACGAAACCCTGCTGGTTATCAAAAACGCCCTGAACAGGAAAGCGGAGGCAGAGCAGGAGGCCGTGTCTACAGCGAGTGCCGGCAGCTTCCAGTTTGTGCGGGGGCAGAGCCCGCAGGCCGAGCAGATAGAGGAGTTTATCTCGCTGGTGGCCCCCACCAACCTATCTGTGATTATAGAAGGCGAAAGCGGCACCGGCAAAGAGTATGTGGCCCGCATGATACACGAGCAGAGCAAGCGCCACGACCGGCCTTTTGTAGCCATCGACTGCGGTGCCTTATCGAAAGAGCTGGCGGGCAGCGAACTGTTCGGGTACGTGAAAGGCGCCTTTACCGGTGCCCTGCAGGATAAAAGAGGCCAGTTTGAGGCAGCCGAGGGAGGCACCCTGTTCCTGGATGAGATTGGTAACCTGCCCTACGAGGTGCAGGTAAAGCTGCTGCGCGCGCTGCAGGAGCGCAAAGTGCGCAAACTGGGCAGCACCACCGACCAGAATGTGGATGTGCGCGTATTGGCCGCCACCAACGAGGACCTGGTGCAAGCCGTTGCCAACGGCCAGTTCCGCGAGGACCTGTACCACCGCCTCAACGAGTTTAAGATAAACCTTCCGCCGCTCCGCGACCGCGACGGCGATGTGGTGCTGTTTGCCAACCATTTTCTACAGCAGGCCAACCGGGAGCTGGAGAAAGCGGTGCAGGGCTTCGACGCCGCCACAGAGGATGCGATGCTCCGCTATAACTGGCCCGGCAACCTGCGGGAACTGAAAAACGTGGTAAAGCGCGCCGTACTGTTAGCCAAGTCAGAGTTTGTGACGCTGCAGGAGCTGCCCGCCGAGATTGTGCACTACACGCCTGCGCCGCAGCAGGCCAGCGTTGCCTACTCGCCCCACGACCCAATGGAGACGGACCTGAAAAGTATAAACGAGCGTACCGAGCGTGAGATGATCCTGGCGATGCTGGAGCGCGTGAAGTACAACAAATCCAAAGCGGCACGCCTACTCAACATAGACCGTAAAACGCTCTACAACAAGCTGAAACTCTATAATATTGAGATATAG
- the polA gene encoding DNA polymerase I, which translates to MSEPRKKLFLLDALALIYRAHFAFSKNPRINSKGMNTGAALGFTNTLVEVLQKEQPTHIGVAFDSAAKTFRHENFADYKANRQAQPEDISIAIPYCKKIVEAFNIPVLIMDGYEADDIIGTMAQKAEKAGFDVYMMTPDKDYCQLVTDHIFLYKPAFMGNAIDVWDVQKVLEKWEVERVEQVIDILGLQGDAVDNIPGIPGIGEKTAKSLIQRFGSVENLIANTDQLKGKQKENVEKYADQGMMSKELATIHCNVPVEFSEEGLHYDGPNEEQVTELFAELEFRQLAQRVLGKSLGEAAAAPAAKAGRKGKAAAVNQTSLFDAPAAADAALAVAEEEVPGVMQSIKTTLQDYHLINTPELRQSLLQYLLKQDEVSWDTETTSIDAITARLVGMSFCYRPGEAYYVPVPHHDLQEAQRIVDEFRPLLENPNISKVGQNIKYDILVLKKYNVDVQGPIFDTMLAHYLLEPEMRHNMDVLAETYLNYSPVPITDLLGPKGKNQKTMADLAPEAVKDYACEDADITLQLKLYFEPLLQEQGLMKLFREVESPLVQVLADVENEGMSIDTDALADFSTQLESEIINIEKRIFEIAGEQFNIGSPKQLGEILFDKLELHGKSKIKKTKTGQYATGEEILVKMAAEHEIVRLILDHRQLTKLKSTYVDALPQLVCELDGRVHTSFNQAVTATGRLSSTNPNLQNIPIRTERGREIRKAFVARDSKHQIISADYSQIELRIMADFSGDPTMKEAFKNGLDIHASTASKVFKVPLEQVDSEMRRMAKTVNFGIIYGISAFGLAERLGIPRREAADIIEAYFQEFPAVKEYMDSTIEKARELEYAETVLGRRRYLRDINSRNQTIRAFAERNAINAPIQGTAADIIKIAMINIHDYLRQEKLQTRMMLQVHDELLFDAPKEEIEIVTPKIVELMTNALPLSVPMEIGLGVGDNWLEAH; encoded by the coding sequence ATGAGTGAACCACGTAAGAAACTGTTTCTGCTAGATGCCCTGGCACTGATATACCGCGCGCACTTTGCCTTCAGCAAGAACCCGCGCATCAACTCAAAAGGCATGAACACGGGCGCCGCCCTTGGCTTTACCAACACGCTGGTGGAGGTACTGCAAAAGGAGCAGCCTACCCACATCGGCGTTGCCTTCGACTCGGCGGCCAAAACCTTCCGCCACGAGAACTTTGCCGACTACAAAGCCAACCGGCAGGCGCAGCCCGAGGATATCTCCATCGCCATACCTTACTGCAAGAAAATTGTGGAGGCCTTTAACATTCCGGTGCTGATCATGGATGGCTACGAGGCCGACGACATCATCGGAACCATGGCACAGAAAGCGGAGAAAGCCGGCTTCGACGTGTACATGATGACGCCCGACAAGGACTACTGCCAGCTCGTGACAGACCATATCTTCCTGTACAAACCTGCTTTTATGGGCAACGCCATTGATGTGTGGGATGTGCAGAAAGTGCTGGAGAAGTGGGAAGTGGAGCGAGTGGAGCAGGTGATCGACATACTGGGCCTGCAGGGCGACGCCGTGGATAACATTCCGGGAATCCCGGGCATCGGCGAGAAAACCGCCAAAAGCCTGATTCAGCGCTTCGGCTCCGTGGAGAACCTGATTGCCAACACAGACCAGCTGAAGGGCAAGCAGAAGGAGAACGTGGAGAAGTACGCGGACCAGGGCATGATGTCGAAAGAGCTGGCCACCATCCACTGCAACGTGCCGGTCGAGTTCAGCGAAGAAGGGCTGCACTACGACGGGCCAAACGAAGAGCAGGTAACGGAGCTGTTTGCCGAGCTGGAGTTCCGGCAGCTGGCGCAGCGCGTGCTGGGCAAAAGCCTGGGAGAGGCCGCTGCCGCACCTGCCGCCAAAGCCGGGAGAAAAGGCAAGGCCGCCGCTGTAAACCAAACGTCGCTGTTTGATGCACCTGCCGCCGCGGATGCCGCCCTGGCCGTTGCCGAGGAGGAGGTGCCGGGCGTGATGCAAAGTATAAAAACCACGCTGCAGGACTACCACCTCATCAATACCCCGGAGCTGCGCCAAAGCCTGCTCCAGTACCTGCTGAAGCAGGACGAAGTCTCCTGGGACACCGAAACCACCAGTATCGATGCGATTACGGCCAGGCTGGTGGGCATGTCGTTCTGCTACCGCCCCGGCGAGGCCTACTATGTGCCCGTACCACACCATGACCTGCAGGAGGCGCAGCGTATAGTCGACGAGTTCAGGCCCCTACTCGAGAACCCGAACATCTCCAAGGTGGGCCAGAACATCAAGTATGACATCCTGGTGCTGAAGAAGTATAACGTGGATGTACAGGGGCCGATTTTCGACACCATGCTGGCGCACTACCTGCTGGAGCCCGAGATGCGCCACAACATGGACGTGCTGGCGGAGACGTACCTCAACTACAGCCCGGTGCCTATTACCGACCTGCTGGGCCCGAAAGGCAAGAACCAGAAAACCATGGCAGACCTGGCGCCCGAAGCGGTGAAAGACTATGCCTGCGAGGATGCGGACATCACACTGCAACTGAAGCTGTACTTTGAGCCCCTCCTGCAGGAGCAGGGCCTGATGAAGCTGTTCCGGGAGGTGGAGAGCCCGCTGGTGCAGGTGCTGGCCGATGTGGAGAACGAAGGCATGAGCATTGATACGGATGCGCTGGCCGACTTCTCGACTCAGCTGGAGAGCGAGATCATCAACATAGAGAAACGTATTTTCGAAATTGCCGGCGAGCAGTTTAACATTGGCTCGCCAAAGCAGCTGGGCGAGATCCTTTTTGATAAGCTGGAGCTGCACGGCAAGTCCAAGATCAAAAAAACCAAAACCGGCCAGTATGCCACCGGCGAGGAGATTCTGGTGAAGATGGCTGCCGAGCACGAGATTGTGCGCCTGATTCTGGACCACCGCCAGCTGACCAAGCTCAAATCTACCTACGTAGACGCGCTGCCGCAGCTGGTTTGCGAGCTGGACGGGCGCGTGCACACTTCATTTAACCAGGCTGTTACCGCCACCGGCCGCCTCAGCTCCACCAACCCCAACCTGCAGAACATCCCGATCCGGACGGAGCGCGGGCGCGAGATACGCAAGGCCTTTGTTGCCCGCGACAGCAAGCACCAGATCATCTCTGCCGACTACTCGCAGATTGAGCTGCGCATTATGGCCGATTTCAGCGGCGACCCTACTATGAAAGAGGCCTTTAAAAACGGCCTCGACATCCACGCCTCTACCGCCAGCAAGGTGTTTAAGGTGCCGCTGGAGCAGGTGGATAGTGAGATGCGCCGCATGGCCAAAACGGTGAACTTCGGGATCATCTACGGCATTTCGGCCTTTGGCCTGGCGGAGCGCCTGGGCATTCCGCGCCGCGAGGCCGCCGATATCATTGAGGCGTACTTCCAGGAGTTCCCGGCGGTGAAGGAGTACATGGACAGCACGATTGAAAAGGCCCGTGAGCTGGAGTATGCCGAGACGGTGCTGGGCCGCCGCCGCTACCTCCGCGACATTAACTCGCGCAACCAAACCATTCGCGCCTTTGCCGAGCGGAACGCCATCAATGCCCCGATCCAGGGCACAGCCGCCGACATCATCAAAATTGCAATGATCAACATACATGATTACCTGAGGCAGGAGAAACTGCAGACCCGCATGATGCTACAGGTGCATGACGAACTGCTGTTTGACGCCCCGAAAGAGGAAATAGAGATCGTAACGCCGAAGATTGTGGAGCTGATGACAAATGCCCTGCCGCTCAGCGTGCCGATGGAGATCGGCCTCGGTGTGGGCGACAACTGGCTGGAGGCGCATTAA
- a CDS encoding SGNH/GDSL hydrolase family protein: MKKYIYKASVLALFAGVLFTSCEPEVDYDVNPSAGAELDFSNYVAVGNSLTAGYQDGGLYREAQLNSYPAILADQFEEVGGGEFVQPLFSEAERNGSGYLRLAGLPTPTSPVLEPVTTELAVRRDVQPLPGGPRLTKFTDPVNNLAVPGISVLSAATPVYGGVNPYFERLLTDAEVGQKSYLQKVAETQPTFFTMWLGNNDVLTYATNGAVADPTNPFSDKTPVATFRAVYTQMLAALTKGGEVEGVVANIPDVTAVPFFTTVNLNSIRQSESVPDDAVIYIKVGPAPTDVRPLTMDDLVLLTTKDKVGRPDQVQTPAGPVAIPHGFHPANPLTDSEVLDQAEVAEIKEHVRQLNEVIAQVADANNIAVFDVNAFFNNIKGGFNIDEVTYSPAFISGNLFSLDGIHLTPRGYAIIANEFIRVINSYYKASVPTVDVTNYRTVVFP; encoded by the coding sequence ATGAAAAAGTATATCTATAAAGCTAGTGTGCTGGCCCTTTTCGCCGGCGTGCTGTTTACAAGCTGCGAGCCTGAGGTTGACTATGATGTTAACCCGTCGGCAGGCGCAGAACTGGACTTTAGTAACTATGTAGCTGTAGGAAACTCGCTTACAGCTGGCTACCAGGATGGAGGCTTGTACCGTGAGGCCCAGCTTAATTCTTACCCGGCTATACTTGCAGACCAGTTTGAGGAAGTAGGTGGTGGCGAGTTTGTGCAGCCACTTTTCTCGGAAGCAGAAAGAAACGGTTCCGGTTATTTAAGATTAGCAGGTTTGCCTACGCCAACCTCTCCTGTTCTAGAGCCTGTCACGACTGAGCTGGCAGTAAGAAGAGATGTGCAGCCACTACCGGGCGGACCAAGGCTTACGAAGTTTACCGACCCTGTTAACAACCTTGCTGTACCGGGTATATCTGTTCTTTCCGCAGCAACACCAGTTTATGGTGGCGTAAACCCATACTTTGAGCGCCTGTTAACTGATGCGGAAGTAGGACAGAAGAGCTACCTCCAAAAAGTGGCAGAAACCCAGCCTACCTTCTTTACGATGTGGCTTGGCAACAACGATGTGCTGACCTATGCTACGAATGGTGCTGTTGCTGACCCGACAAACCCTTTCAGCGATAAAACCCCTGTTGCAACTTTCAGAGCTGTTTATACGCAGATGCTGGCAGCGCTTACAAAAGGTGGAGAAGTAGAAGGTGTAGTTGCTAACATTCCGGATGTTACCGCTGTGCCTTTCTTTACAACCGTAAACCTTAACTCTATCAGGCAAAGTGAATCAGTGCCTGATGATGCTGTCATTTACATTAAAGTAGGCCCGGCACCGACGGATGTACGCCCGCTAACTATGGATGACCTGGTGCTGCTTACTACAAAAGATAAAGTTGGTCGCCCTGACCAGGTACAGACACCTGCAGGCCCTGTAGCTATTCCTCATGGCTTCCACCCAGCTAACCCGCTAACAGACAGTGAAGTGCTGGATCAGGCAGAGGTTGCTGAGATCAAAGAGCATGTGAGACAGCTGAACGAGGTTATTGCACAGGTGGCAGATGCTAACAACATCGCAGTGTTTGACGTGAATGCGTTTTTCAATAACATCAAAGGTGGGTTTAACATTGATGAGGTGACCTACTCGCCAGCTTTCATCAGTGGCAACCTATTCTCCTTAGATGGTATTCACCTTACACCTAGAGGTTACGCGATTATAGCAAATGAATTTATCCGTGTGATAAACTCTTACTATAAAGCCAGTGTGCCGACTGTAGACGTTACTAACTACCGTACAGTCGTATTCCCTTAA
- a CDS encoding OmpP1/FadL family transporter, protein MKSKILALLGGTLLSASAMAGGYQVNLASQRQIGMGHTGTGIQTGTSSIFFNPGAMSYLQENGVTVGASALVSYISYRSTNFTSATAEADNPVKTPFQVYAAFSINDKLKAGLGAYTPYGSTVRWGDEWNGRFGLSELSLAAFYFQPTLSYQLTDKIGIGAGLIVATGSVNLQRQLPLQGPDGNEPGIELDGSADTGFGYNVGIYFQPSEKFSLGIDYRSRIDLKVEDGDITYSNLPNSATALFPGKTFSAELPLPATLSVGIGYHPTERWTIAADVSHVGWSAYDKLRFDYDQPVAGRPFSENQRNYDDAYIYRLGAEYKATDNLMVRAGAYYDNTPVQNGYLTPETPDSDSRGLSAGISYGFSDKFSVDASFLYINKEERTDTGEFSGGVAGTFKSVAYIPGIGLNYNF, encoded by the coding sequence ATGAAAAGCAAAATTTTAGCCTTACTAGGTGGCACCCTTCTTTCGGCCTCGGCTATGGCCGGAGGTTACCAGGTAAACCTGGCTAGCCAGCGGCAGATAGGTATGGGCCACACAGGTACCGGTATCCAAACCGGTACGTCAAGCATCTTCTTTAACCCGGGTGCCATGAGCTACCTGCAGGAGAACGGCGTAACGGTGGGTGCCAGTGCGTTGGTCTCATACATCTCCTACCGCTCTACTAACTTTACAAGCGCTACGGCCGAAGCGGACAACCCTGTGAAAACTCCTTTCCAGGTGTATGCTGCCTTTAGCATTAACGATAAGTTAAAAGCAGGTTTGGGAGCGTACACGCCGTATGGCAGCACAGTGAGGTGGGGTGATGAGTGGAATGGTCGTTTTGGTCTTTCGGAGCTTTCATTGGCAGCCTTCTATTTCCAGCCTACGCTTAGCTACCAGCTGACGGATAAAATTGGTATCGGTGCCGGTCTGATCGTGGCGACGGGTAGTGTAAACCTGCAGCGCCAGCTGCCGCTTCAGGGCCCGGACGGAAATGAGCCCGGCATTGAGCTGGACGGTTCGGCAGACACTGGCTTTGGCTACAACGTGGGTATCTACTTCCAGCCTTCAGAGAAATTCTCACTGGGTATCGACTACCGCTCCAGAATTGACCTGAAAGTGGAGGACGGCGACATTACTTACTCCAACCTGCCAAACTCTGCCACTGCGCTGTTCCCGGGCAAGACCTTCTCTGCGGAGCTGCCGTTGCCGGCCACGTTGTCGGTAGGTATAGGGTACCATCCAACCGAGCGCTGGACCATTGCCGCAGACGTGAGCCACGTGGGGTGGAGCGCCTACGATAAGCTTCGCTTCGACTATGACCAACCGGTTGCCGGCAGGCCTTTCTCTGAAAACCAGCGTAACTACGACGATGCCTACATCTACCGCCTCGGTGCCGAGTACAAAGCCACTGACAACCTGATGGTGCGTGCGGGTGCTTACTACGACAACACGCCAGTGCAGAACGGGTACCTGACGCCGGAGACTCCGGACTCAGATTCTCGTGGCCTGTCTGCGGGTATTAGCTACGGCTTCTCTGACAAGTTCAGCGTGGATGCTTCCTTCCTGTACATCAACAAGGAAGAGCGCACGGATACAGGTGAGTTCTCTGGCGGTGTGGCCGGTACTTTCAAATCTGTTGCTTACATACCAGGTATCGGTCTGAACTACAACTTTTAA